The Geotalea uraniireducens Rf4 genome window below encodes:
- a CDS encoding nitrite/sulfite reductase: protein MKLNIRELRLEGVYEQRQTEAFMLRVKVPGGVLSAEQALKVCEIAERFAGGGIHLTSRASIEFHWLKGEYLAEVMRMLAAVGLTTRGACGGAVRGIVCSTPFAAEFPTVQVLARKLHHHFTLNPHFEDLPKKFKIGVEAGYDGSRHLIQDAGLVYAGNDGDGALYDVWVAGGLGREPQPAFLLEERVPEARIIPLLEGIIRIYRRHTPAGKRLKHLLREIGREEFIRRLGEEVDRDATLPLIDGCDKCLTPVVEKGRPQRLEVHVFAGELEAGRLRDLCGIAAQFAGGFMVLTCDQNVAFLLDERADIGKVEAALVEKGLNGAEPGALVNFRVCPGSHECRMGLGPTRDISRAIIKALGPQGESLTWAISGCPNSCSQPQLAQVGIIIVKIVAEPGGERTPRFDLYRREGEEAFASAVHQGITLDELLQAVAKIG, encoded by the coding sequence ATGAAGTTAAACATCCGGGAATTGAGGCTTGAAGGTGTGTACGAACAACGGCAGACTGAGGCTTTTATGCTGCGGGTCAAGGTGCCGGGCGGGGTGCTTTCTGCTGAACAGGCGCTCAAGGTCTGTGAGATTGCAGAGCGGTTTGCCGGTGGCGGCATCCACCTGACCTCACGGGCAAGCATCGAGTTCCACTGGCTGAAAGGCGAATACCTCGCGGAGGTCATGCGCATGCTGGCGGCTGTCGGGCTCACCACGCGTGGCGCATGCGGCGGGGCAGTGCGAGGCATTGTCTGCAGCACCCCCTTTGCAGCCGAGTTCCCGACTGTCCAGGTGCTGGCGAGGAAGCTGCACCACCATTTCACCCTCAACCCCCACTTTGAGGATCTCCCCAAGAAATTCAAGATCGGCGTTGAAGCGGGATACGACGGCTCACGGCACCTGATTCAGGATGCGGGCCTGGTTTATGCGGGGAATGACGGAGACGGGGCTCTCTATGATGTCTGGGTTGCGGGTGGACTCGGTCGCGAACCCCAGCCCGCCTTCCTTCTCGAAGAACGCGTCCCGGAGGCCCGCATTATTCCCCTCCTCGAAGGAATAATACGGATTTACAGGCGTCATACCCCGGCAGGCAAGCGTCTCAAGCACCTGTTGCGTGAAATCGGCAGGGAGGAGTTCATTCGGCGTCTTGGAGAAGAGGTCGACCGGGACGCCACACTGCCGCTTATCGACGGCTGCGACAAGTGTCTCACGCCTGTGGTTGAGAAGGGTCGACCGCAGAGGCTTGAAGTGCACGTATTTGCAGGTGAGCTTGAAGCGGGTCGGCTGCGCGATTTGTGTGGCATTGCAGCGCAGTTTGCCGGAGGCTTCATGGTCTTGACCTGTGATCAAAACGTGGCTTTTCTTCTGGATGAACGGGCCGATATCGGCAAGGTCGAAGCCGCACTCGTTGAAAAGGGGCTAAACGGAGCGGAGCCGGGGGCGCTGGTGAATTTTCGCGTCTGTCCGGGGAGCCACGAGTGCAGGATGGGACTAGGACCCACGCGTGACATTAGCCGTGCAATAATTAAAGCCCTTGGGCCGCAGGGGGAATCGCTCACTTGGGCCATTTCCGGTTGTCCCAATTCCTGTTCCCAGCCCCAGCTGGCGCAGGTGGGGATAATTATTGTGAAAATAGTTGCAGAACCGGGCGGGGAACGTACTCCCCGTTTTGACCTGTACCGAAGGGAAGGTGAAGAGGCTTTTGCTTCGGCAGTTCATCAAGGGATCACCCTTGATGAACTGCTTCAGGCCGTTGCAAAAATAGGGTGA
- a CDS encoding PEGA domain-containing protein: MLKKLVPLCLLACIALAGCSSANKITKDLLISSEPPGATVFLDGDKIGETPLKVQTFFTWNKDELYNSLLRRVIQVKKDGYESQVRDLYPIDMPTIQFLLNHENTKGDAK; the protein is encoded by the coding sequence ATGCTGAAAAAACTCGTTCCGCTTTGCCTGCTGGCTTGTATAGCCCTTGCCGGCTGCAGTTCAGCAAACAAAATCACCAAGGATCTTCTCATCTCATCCGAACCGCCTGGTGCCACTGTCTTCCTGGACGGAGACAAAATCGGCGAAACGCCGCTGAAAGTCCAGACTTTTTTCACCTGGAACAAGGATGAACTCTACAACTCCCTTCTCAGAAGGGTGATCCAGGTTAAAAAGGATGGGTACGAATCCCAAGTGCGCGACCTGTATCCCATTGACATGCCCACCATCCAGTTTCTATTAAACCATGAAAATACGAAAGGTGATGCAAAATGA
- a CDS encoding PEGA domain-containing protein, translating into MINIRSLIVLSLFLFLAGCGTYSSFTVKSAPSGADILVDGTVMGKTPATIKVPFPENNQLVREKKIVSVKLKGYKEAKEILCYEGDTGKLLNFELVAEPGSDVTAQVTAPHAELEKKAALEAGIK; encoded by the coding sequence ATGATAAATATCCGATCACTCATAGTTCTGTCGCTGTTTCTTTTTCTCGCCGGTTGCGGCACCTACAGCTCTTTTACCGTCAAATCCGCCCCGAGCGGAGCGGATATCCTTGTTGACGGCACGGTCATGGGAAAAACTCCGGCCACCATCAAGGTGCCTTTTCCGGAAAACAATCAACTCGTAAGGGAAAAGAAGATCGTTTCCGTGAAGCTCAAGGGTTACAAAGAAGCAAAGGAAATCCTCTGCTATGAGGGAGATACCGGCAAGCTGCTCAACTTTGAACTTGTGGCTGAACCGGGAAGCGATGTCACAGCCCAGGTAACGGCGCCGCATGCGGAACTGGAGAAAAAAGCCGCCCTGGAAGCCGGCATCAAATAA
- a CDS encoding DUF4337 domain-containing protein, translated as MAEEKKESWLNYLALSTVILAVCATLSTFKGGGFSTRSVMSQTQASDQWAYFQSKSIKGYLYEMQKEKLELELKTLGTKLPRTAAEEYGKKIDVYARKIAKYEEEKAEIQKAAKGYEGIRDDAQKHVQAFGIAVIFLQIAILLSSVAALVKKKYIWLIGVAVGLVGIVYFINGFFLYF; from the coding sequence ATGGCGGAAGAAAAGAAAGAGTCCTGGCTGAATTATCTTGCCCTTAGTACTGTTATCCTGGCGGTTTGCGCCACGCTCTCAACCTTTAAAGGTGGTGGGTTTTCTACCCGCTCGGTTATGAGTCAGACCCAGGCGTCGGACCAATGGGCATATTTTCAGTCCAAGAGCATCAAGGGGTATCTGTACGAGATGCAGAAAGAAAAGCTGGAGCTTGAGCTGAAAACCCTCGGGACAAAACTCCCCCGAACGGCAGCCGAGGAATATGGGAAAAAGATAGACGTGTACGCCAGGAAAATAGCTAAATATGAAGAGGAAAAGGCTGAAATACAAAAGGCGGCGAAAGGGTACGAGGGTATCCGCGATGATGCCCAGAAACATGTGCAGGCCTTTGGCATCGCGGTAATATTCCTGCAGATAGCCATTCTTCTTTCTTCTGTTGCCGCGCTGGTGAAGAAGAAATATATCTGGCTGATCGGCGTGGCGGTGGGACTTGTCGGAATCGTCTATTTTATTAACGGGTTTTTTCTATATTTCTGA
- a CDS encoding ammonia-forming cytochrome c nitrite reductase subunit c552: MWKKNLVVLAAIGGAMLAIALPTSSTAAKAKPAAKTKWDGKTCYTCHDDIKALKEGTKHAKLGCDVCHDELKKHLDSGGEVKPVTRIDQTVCGKCHKDQFESFYKVDYEGQARKEKGVPTGRSPMMDKLLAPYGFTYEHNEPRGHAFMVTDQFVVDRFAGGRFQYKKRWWDVDAVGKTWNILEDKGPDFKMGETAKAGNPTCIQCKTSDHILKWKFLGDKDPRAKWDRTSDIIAVAKDTNNIMGCIHCHDPHGAQPRIVRDELINEIDKGAKMFSGKDGKTDLKVISFREGFRKIGVMQKVDSRMMCAQCHVEYACGKGFEFNSGKGIGYDDQRTNHMPLKQVNDLLTHYKRLNFYDFKHAVTGARLVKLQHPEAETYSGSVHDRNGIKCDDCHMPRMKDKRGKLFTSHMVIKPRNHVKEACLRCHPDSTVEKKLYQIDAIQNYIKGKMRKSEYWLGQLIDTYAEAKRFGVDETTLAKAREKHEEAHVLWEWWTAENSDGFHNPDLARDSLAASITASKEAVALLNKAIEEKTKKP, from the coding sequence ATGTGGAAAAAGAACCTTGTCGTACTGGCGGCAATCGGAGGGGCAATGCTGGCCATCGCCCTTCCAACGTCATCAACCGCTGCAAAAGCAAAACCGGCCGCCAAGACAAAGTGGGACGGCAAAACCTGTTACACCTGCCATGATGACATCAAGGCGCTCAAGGAAGGGACGAAGCATGCAAAACTGGGTTGTGACGTATGTCATGATGAACTGAAAAAGCACCTGGACAGTGGCGGCGAGGTGAAACCGGTAACCAGAATCGATCAGACCGTATGCGGCAAATGCCACAAGGATCAGTTTGAAAGCTTCTACAAGGTGGATTATGAGGGCCAGGCACGCAAGGAAAAAGGGGTTCCGACCGGACGGTCCCCCATGATGGACAAGCTGCTCGCACCCTATGGCTTCACATATGAGCACAATGAGCCGCGTGGCCACGCCTTCATGGTTACCGACCAGTTCGTCGTCGACCGCTTTGCCGGCGGCAGGTTCCAATACAAGAAACGCTGGTGGGACGTGGACGCTGTCGGAAAAACCTGGAATATCCTTGAAGACAAGGGACCGGATTTCAAGATGGGTGAAACCGCCAAAGCCGGCAACCCCACCTGCATCCAGTGTAAGACCTCCGACCATATCCTGAAGTGGAAGTTCCTTGGAGACAAAGATCCGCGGGCCAAGTGGGATAGGACCTCCGACATCATTGCCGTTGCCAAGGATACCAACAATATTATGGGGTGTATCCACTGCCACGACCCCCACGGCGCCCAGCCGCGTATCGTCAGGGATGAGTTGATAAACGAAATTGACAAGGGAGCAAAGATGTTCTCCGGAAAGGACGGCAAAACCGATCTGAAAGTAATCTCCTTCCGCGAGGGCTTTCGCAAGATCGGCGTCATGCAGAAAGTCGATTCACGCATGATGTGCGCCCAGTGTCATGTGGAATACGCATGCGGCAAAGGTTTCGAGTTCAACAGCGGCAAGGGCATCGGCTACGACGACCAGCGGACCAACCACATGCCCCTCAAGCAGGTAAATGATCTTTTGACGCACTACAAGAGGCTCAACTTCTACGACTTCAAGCATGCGGTCACCGGTGCACGGCTGGTAAAGCTACAGCACCCCGAGGCCGAAACCTACTCCGGCAGCGTTCATGATCGGAACGGCATAAAATGCGATGACTGTCACATGCCAAGAATGAAGGACAAAAGAGGAAAGCTCTTCACCTCCCACATGGTTATCAAGCCACGCAACCATGTAAAAGAAGCCTGTCTGCGCTGCCATCCCGATTCCACTGTCGAAAAGAAACTTTACCAGATCGATGCAATCCAAAACTACATCAAAGGGAAGATGCGCAAGTCAGAGTACTGGCTGGGACAGTTAATCGACACTTACGCCGAAGCAAAGCGTTTTGGCGTGGATGAAACGACACTGGCCAAAGCCAGGGAAAAGCACGAAGAAGCCCATGTGCTCTGGGAATGGTGGACCGCCGAGAACAGTGATGGATTCCACAATCCAGACCTGGCCCGCGATAGCCTGGCAGCCTCCATCACCGCATCCAAGGAAGCCGTAGCGCTTCTGAATAAGGCTATCGAGGAAAAAACCAAAAAACCGTAA
- a CDS encoding sensor domain-containing diguanylate cyclase: MSIPLRVLIVEDSPDDAELLLRELRHGGFDPSFQRVDTAEGMMSALEDQTWDIVITDYVMPHFNGMAALNLLQEKGLDLPCIIVSGKIGEDAAVEAMRGGAHDYFVKGQLARLIPAIKRELVEARIRQERKRDEEILRQQLAAMESSLDGMATINRSGEFIYLNHAHAEIHGYDTPEELIGKTWKGLYEEREVRRFENEILPILCLNGKWRGEATGKKRNGTPFPEEISLALIEGGGIAYIVRDISERKEAEEKLRYMSTHDALTGLYNRAYFDEELARLEKGRQFPISIVMSDVDGLKAVNDKMGHAHGDALLKQAAKALKEVFRAEDVVARIGGDEFAALLPSTDAAAVKEIINRLKKSLAHHNEASSASSAPPLSLSVGVAIAENGEKLIDTWRLADARMYLDKRSRTSRSTTKGPQAEPPRKTKP, from the coding sequence ATGAGTATACCACTAAGGGTGTTAATTGTTGAAGACTCTCCTGATGATGCTGAACTCCTCTTGCGGGAATTGCGGCACGGTGGATTCGATCCGTCTTTCCAGCGGGTCGATACTGCGGAGGGCATGATGTCAGCCCTTGAAGATCAGACGTGGGACATTGTCATTACAGACTACGTCATGCCGCACTTCAACGGCATGGCCGCCTTGAACTTGCTTCAGGAGAAGGGGCTCGACCTGCCGTGCATAATCGTCTCCGGTAAAATCGGCGAGGATGCAGCGGTGGAAGCCATGCGCGGCGGCGCCCACGATTATTTTGTCAAGGGGCAGCTGGCGCGCCTTATACCCGCCATCAAACGAGAGCTGGTCGAAGCAAGGATACGACAGGAGAGGAAGCGGGACGAAGAAATTCTGCGGCAGCAACTGGCAGCCATGGAAAGTTCACTGGACGGCATGGCGACCATCAACCGTAGCGGCGAATTCATCTATCTTAATCACGCCCATGCCGAAATCCATGGATACGACACCCCGGAGGAACTCATCGGCAAAACATGGAAGGGCCTCTATGAGGAAAGAGAGGTCAGGAGGTTTGAAAACGAGATATTGCCGATCCTATGCCTGAACGGCAAATGGCGGGGAGAGGCAACGGGAAAGAAGAGGAACGGGACTCCTTTCCCCGAGGAGATATCCCTTGCCCTCATAGAGGGAGGAGGGATTGCCTACATCGTCCGGGACATTTCCGAGAGGAAGGAGGCAGAAGAGAAGCTCCGGTACATGAGCACCCACGATGCACTCACCGGCCTCTACAATCGGGCCTATTTCGATGAAGAACTGGCGAGGCTGGAAAAGGGGCGACAGTTCCCGATCAGCATCGTGATGTCGGACGTGGACGGCTTGAAGGCGGTGAATGACAAGATGGGGCATGCACATGGAGATGCATTACTGAAACAGGCCGCCAAGGCGTTGAAGGAAGTCTTTCGGGCTGAAGATGTAGTAGCCAGGATTGGAGGCGACGAGTTTGCCGCGCTACTCCCCAGTACCGACGCTGCAGCCGTCAAGGAAATCATAAATCGGCTGAAAAAGAGCCTGGCCCACCACAACGAAGCCAGCTCTGCAAGCTCTGCCCCTCCCCTGAGCCTGTCAGTTGGAGTAGCCATTGCAGAGAACGGAGAAAAACTGATCGATACCTGGAGATTGGCGGATGCACGCATGTACCTTGACAAACGATCGAGAACCAGCAGAAGCACGACTAAAGGCCCGCAAGCAGAACCGCCACGGAAGACCAAGCCCTGA